From a single Paraburkholderia sp. D15 genomic region:
- a CDS encoding FAD-binding protein, with translation MTNLVIAEHDNASIKAATLNTIAAAQKIGGDVHVLVAGHNAQAAADAAAKIAGVSKVLLADAPQLEAGLAENVEATVLNIAKDYSHILAPATAYGKNIAPRIAAKLDVAQISDITAVDSADTFERPIYAGNAIATVQSADPIKVITVRSTGFDAVAAEGGSAAVEKIEAAADSGISSFVSREVTKLDRPELTSAKIIVSGGRGLGNGENYTKVLEPLADKLNAALGASRAAVDAGFVPNDYQVGQTGKIVAPQLYVAVGISGAIQHLAGMKDSKVIVAINKDPEAPIFSVADYGLVGDLFTVVPELVSELG, from the coding sequence ATGACGAATCTGGTAATTGCAGAACACGACAACGCGTCGATCAAGGCCGCGACGCTGAACACGATCGCAGCGGCACAGAAGATTGGCGGCGATGTCCACGTGCTGGTGGCAGGCCACAACGCGCAAGCCGCGGCGGATGCGGCGGCGAAGATCGCCGGCGTGTCGAAAGTGCTGCTGGCCGACGCGCCGCAACTCGAAGCCGGCCTCGCGGAAAACGTCGAGGCGACGGTGCTGAACATCGCGAAGGATTACTCGCATATCCTCGCGCCGGCCACGGCCTACGGCAAGAACATCGCCCCGCGTATCGCGGCGAAGCTCGACGTCGCGCAGATCAGCGACATAACCGCGGTGGATTCCGCCGACACGTTCGAGCGTCCGATCTACGCGGGCAACGCGATCGCGACGGTGCAATCGGCTGACCCGATCAAGGTCATCACGGTCCGCTCGACCGGTTTCGACGCCGTCGCGGCCGAAGGCGGCAGCGCAGCGGTCGAGAAGATCGAGGCGGCGGCGGACAGCGGCATCTCGTCGTTCGTGAGCCGTGAGGTGACGAAGCTGGACCGTCCGGAACTGACCTCGGCGAAGATCATCGTCTCGGGCGGCCGGGGCCTGGGCAACGGCGAGAACTACACGAAGGTGCTGGAGCCGCTGGCGGACAAGCTGAACGCGGCGCTGGGCGCCTCGCGCGCGGCGGTCGACGCGGGCTTCGTGCCGAACGACTACCAGGTCGGCCAGACCGGCAAGATCGTCGCGCCGCAGCTGTACGTCGCCGTGGGCATCTCGGGTGCGATCCAGCATCTGGCCGGCATGAAGGATTCGAAGGTGATCGTCGCGATCAACAAGGATCCGGAAGCGCCGATCTTCAGCGTGGCCGATTACGGTCTGGTGGGCGATCTGTTCACGGTCGTGCCGGAACTCGTTAGCGAACTCGGCTAA
- a CDS encoding MetQ/NlpA family ABC transporter substrate-binding protein — protein MQRRLVLKLAALLGAASAFAANAAYAEDTIKVGVTGGPHAQIMEVVKTVAAKNGLNIKIVEFADYVQPNAALAAGDLDANSYQHDPYLQAQVKDRGYKLIRIADTVTYPMGIYSKKLKSLAELQPGAKIAVPNDPTNGGRALLLLQKQGLLKLRADAGLKATPLDIVDNPKKLKIVELDAAQIPRSLNDVDAAAINTNFAMEAGLNPKKDAIAAEDPKGPYVNIIAIRAEDKDKPWVAKLVAAYHSPEVKQFVATKFGGSVITAW, from the coding sequence ATGCAACGTCGTTTGGTTCTCAAGCTCGCCGCGCTGCTCGGCGCCGCCTCCGCGTTCGCCGCCAATGCGGCGTACGCCGAAGACACCATCAAGGTCGGCGTCACCGGCGGTCCGCACGCGCAGATCATGGAAGTCGTGAAGACGGTCGCCGCGAAGAACGGCCTGAACATCAAGATCGTCGAGTTCGCCGACTACGTGCAGCCGAACGCCGCGCTCGCCGCCGGCGATCTGGACGCGAACAGCTACCAGCACGACCCGTACTTGCAGGCGCAGGTGAAGGACCGCGGCTACAAGCTGATCCGCATCGCCGATACGGTCACTTACCCGATGGGCATCTATTCGAAGAAGCTGAAGTCGCTGGCCGAGCTGCAACCGGGTGCGAAGATCGCCGTGCCGAACGACCCGACCAACGGCGGCCGCGCATTGCTGCTGCTGCAGAAGCAGGGTCTGCTGAAGCTGCGCGCCGACGCGGGCCTGAAGGCGACGCCGCTCGATATCGTCGATAACCCGAAGAAGCTGAAGATCGTCGAACTCGACGCCGCGCAGATTCCGCGCTCGCTGAACGACGTGGACGCGGCCGCGATCAACACCAACTTCGCGATGGAAGCCGGCTTGAACCCGAAGAAGGACGCGATCGCAGCCGAGGACCCGAAGGGTCCGTACGTGAACATCATCGCGATCCGTGCCGAGGACAAGGACAAGCCGTGGGTCGCGAAACTGGTCGCCGCCTATCACTCGCCGGAAGTGAAGCAGTTCGTGGCGACGAAGTTCGGCGGTTCGGTGATCACCGCGTGGTGA
- the mltB gene encoding lytic murein transglycosylase B, with product MFMATSPAHAQSAVRKAPVQLAQSQPQPAVPQGQTFEEEIVPQRYANNPAVDAFINDMVARYDFDPDALHALFSHVSYSATAVKLVTPSPSPSVKNWRVYQSRFLDQIRINAGVRFWRANQATLQRAYEEFGVPPEVIVGIIGVETIYGRFMGNFRVLDALTTLSFDYPGTANRADRQATFRKNLEDYLVWTRDSQIDPTTVLGSYTGAIGIPQFLPSSIVQYAVSYDGNKQIDLRTNQADAIGSVANYLRQNGWESGRPVVWKIGSDAGSLGVAQAAADGQPEPHWPLDQLLRAGLLLNEQNVDVAAEASTPVTVVDLPSPGRGTEYMLGLKNFYVLTRYNRSFFYALAVYQLGQRVKAQMEATDAVNAVNAVNGGGNGNGASNGGNGGNGGNSAAAPGAASQ from the coding sequence ATGTTCATGGCAACCAGTCCGGCGCACGCGCAAAGCGCCGTCCGGAAAGCGCCGGTGCAGCTCGCGCAGAGTCAGCCGCAACCCGCCGTGCCGCAAGGGCAGACTTTCGAGGAAGAGATCGTTCCGCAGCGTTACGCGAACAATCCCGCGGTCGATGCGTTCATCAACGACATGGTCGCGCGCTACGACTTCGATCCGGATGCGCTGCATGCGCTGTTCTCGCACGTCAGCTATTCGGCGACCGCGGTGAAGCTGGTGACGCCGTCGCCCTCGCCGTCGGTGAAGAACTGGCGCGTGTATCAATCGCGTTTCCTCGACCAGATCCGCATCAACGCCGGCGTGCGCTTCTGGCGCGCGAACCAGGCCACGCTGCAACGCGCGTACGAGGAGTTCGGCGTGCCGCCGGAAGTGATCGTCGGCATTATCGGCGTCGAAACGATCTACGGACGCTTCATGGGCAACTTCCGGGTGCTCGACGCGCTGACCACGCTCAGCTTCGATTATCCGGGCACCGCCAATCGCGCGGATCGTCAGGCGACCTTCCGCAAGAATCTCGAAGACTACCTGGTGTGGACGCGCGATTCGCAGATCGATCCGACCACCGTGCTCGGCTCCTATACCGGCGCGATCGGCATTCCGCAGTTCCTGCCGAGCAGCATCGTGCAGTACGCGGTGAGCTACGACGGCAACAAGCAGATCGACCTGCGCACGAACCAGGCGGATGCGATCGGCAGCGTCGCGAACTATCTGCGGCAGAACGGCTGGGAGAGCGGCCGTCCGGTCGTGTGGAAGATCGGTTCGGACGCCGGCAGCCTCGGCGTCGCGCAGGCCGCCGCCGACGGTCAGCCGGAACCGCACTGGCCACTCGACCAGTTGCTGCGCGCCGGGCTGTTGCTGAACGAGCAGAACGTCGACGTCGCGGCGGAAGCCAGCACACCGGTGACGGTAGTGGATCTGCCGTCGCCGGGACGCGGTACCGAGTACATGCTGGGGTTGAAGAACTTCTACGTGTTGACGCGTTATAACCGCAGTTTCTTTTATGCGCTCGCGGTGTATCAACTCGGTCAGCGTGTGAAAGCGCAGATGGAAGCGACCGATGCGGTGAATGCGGTGAATGCGGTGAATGGCGGCGGTAACGGCAATGGCGCGAGCAACGGCGGCAATGGCGGCAATGGTGGCAATAGCGCCGCGGCGCCGGGAGCGGCTTCGCAATAA
- the cysM gene encoding cysteine synthase CysM, with product MAYKTIEDTIGNTPLVQLVRLPDDEIRSRNNVILAKLEGNNPAGSVKDRPALSMIKKAEARGRIKPGDTLIEATSGNTGIALAMAAAIRGYKMVLIMPEDLSVERRQSMAAYGAQIVLTPVTGGMEYARDLAEQMQREGKGIILDQFANPDNPAAHVETTGPEIWRDTEGRITHFVSSMGTTGTIMGVSTYLKQQNQAIEIVGAQPEEGSRIPGIRKWPEAYLPKIFDRSRVDRVENVSQAAAEAMVRRMASVEGIFAGISSGGACEVALRIARQVENATIVFIVCDRGDRYLSTGVFPA from the coding sequence ATGGCTTACAAAACGATTGAAGACACGATCGGCAATACCCCGCTCGTGCAACTCGTCCGGCTTCCCGACGACGAGATCCGCAGCCGCAACAACGTGATTCTGGCGAAGCTCGAGGGCAACAATCCCGCCGGGTCGGTGAAGGATCGTCCTGCGCTGTCCATGATCAAGAAGGCGGAAGCGCGCGGCCGCATCAAGCCGGGCGACACGCTGATCGAAGCGACCAGCGGCAACACCGGCATCGCGCTCGCCATGGCCGCCGCGATCCGCGGCTACAAGATGGTGCTGATCATGCCGGAAGATCTGTCGGTGGAGCGCCGTCAGAGCATGGCGGCGTACGGCGCGCAGATCGTCCTGACGCCGGTGACGGGCGGCATGGAATACGCACGCGACCTCGCCGAGCAGATGCAGCGCGAAGGCAAGGGCATCATCCTCGATCAGTTCGCGAACCCGGACAATCCGGCCGCGCACGTCGAAACCACGGGCCCGGAAATCTGGCGCGATACGGAAGGGCGCATCACGCACTTCGTTTCGTCGATGGGGACGACCGGCACGATCATGGGCGTGTCCACGTATCTGAAGCAGCAGAACCAGGCGATCGAAATCGTCGGCGCGCAACCCGAGGAAGGTTCGCGTATTCCTGGCATCCGCAAATGGCCGGAAGCGTATCTGCCGAAGATCTTCGACCGTAGCCGGGTGGATCGCGTCGAGAACGTGAGCCAGGCCGCGGCGGAAGCGATGGTGCGGCGCATGGCGTCGGTGGAAGGCATCTTCGCCGGCATCTCGTCGGGCGGCGCGTGCGAAGTGGCGCTGCGAATCGCACGGCAGGTCGAGAATGCGACGATCGTGTTCATCGTGTGCGATCGTGGCGACCGGTATCTGTCGACCGGGGTGTTTCCGGCTTGA
- a CDS encoding electron transfer flavoprotein subunit beta/FixA family protein, with amino-acid sequence MKILVPVKRVVDYNVKVRVKSDGTGVDIANVKMSMNPFDEIAVEEAVRLKEAGVATEVIAVSAGVAQSQETLRTALAIGADRAILIESNEELQPLAVAKLLKALVDKEQPQLVILGKQAIDDDSNQTGQMLAALANLPQATFASKVVVADGKATVSREVDGGAETLSLTLPAVVTTDLRLNEPRYVTLPNIMKAKKKPLETIKPEDLGVDVAPRLKTLKVVEPPKRSAGVKVPDVKTLVEKLKTEAKVL; translated from the coding sequence ATGAAAATCCTGGTGCCAGTGAAGAGAGTGGTCGATTACAACGTGAAGGTTCGAGTCAAATCGGACGGCACGGGTGTCGACATCGCGAACGTGAAGATGTCGATGAATCCGTTCGACGAAATCGCGGTGGAAGAAGCCGTGCGCCTGAAGGAAGCGGGCGTGGCGACCGAAGTGATCGCCGTGTCGGCGGGTGTCGCGCAATCGCAGGAAACGCTGCGCACCGCGCTGGCGATCGGCGCGGACCGCGCGATCCTGATCGAGTCGAACGAAGAGCTGCAGCCGCTGGCGGTTGCCAAGCTGCTGAAGGCGCTGGTCGACAAGGAACAGCCGCAACTGGTGATCCTCGGCAAGCAGGCCATCGACGACGATTCGAACCAGACCGGCCAGATGCTCGCCGCGCTGGCGAACCTGCCGCAGGCCACGTTCGCGTCGAAGGTGGTGGTGGCCGACGGCAAGGCGACGGTGTCGCGCGAAGTGGACGGCGGTGCGGAAACGCTGTCGCTGACGCTGCCCGCGGTGGTGACGACCGATCTGCGCCTGAACGAGCCGCGCTACGTGACGCTGCCGAACATCATGAAGGCGAAGAAAAAGCCGCTGGAAACGATCAAGCCGGAAGACCTCGGCGTTGATGTCGCGCCGCGCCTGAAGACGCTGAAAGTCGTCGAGCCGCCCAAGCGCTCCGCTGGTGTGAAGGTGCCGGACGTGAAGACGCTGGTCGAAAAGCTGAAGACCGAAGCCAAGGTGCTGTAA
- a CDS encoding histone deacetylase family protein, whose product MATGFYSHADCLLHDMGQWHPECPARLQAIEDQLIASRIDALIERESPPLADEAALLRVHTQAHVEYIRERSPASGLAEIDPDTSMNPHTWQAALRAAGAAVAATDAVIEGRYDNAFCSVRPPGHHAEPARAMGFCFFNNIAIAARHALDVHGLERVAIIDFDVHHGNGTEAAFSGDARVLMCSIFQHPFYPFSGADNQASNMCNVPMAARSKGMEVREVVDMLWLPRLHEFKPEMLFISAGFDAHREDDLGNMGLVEDDYAWITDQMREVAKRYARGRIVSCLEGGYNLSALGRSVVAHVRALAGI is encoded by the coding sequence ATGGCAACAGGCTTCTATTCCCACGCCGACTGTCTGCTGCACGATATGGGGCAATGGCATCCCGAATGTCCCGCGCGTTTGCAGGCGATCGAAGATCAACTGATCGCGAGCCGCATCGACGCGCTGATCGAGCGCGAGTCGCCGCCGCTCGCCGACGAAGCCGCGCTGCTGCGCGTGCATACGCAGGCGCATGTCGAATACATCCGCGAGCGTTCGCCCGCCTCGGGCCTCGCGGAGATCGATCCCGACACGTCGATGAATCCGCACACCTGGCAGGCCGCGTTGCGCGCGGCCGGCGCCGCGGTGGCCGCGACTGACGCAGTGATCGAAGGCCGCTACGACAACGCGTTCTGCAGCGTACGGCCGCCGGGTCACCACGCGGAGCCCGCGCGCGCGATGGGCTTCTGCTTCTTCAACAACATCGCGATCGCCGCGCGTCATGCGCTCGATGTGCATGGCCTCGAGCGGGTCGCGATCATCGACTTCGACGTGCATCACGGCAACGGCACCGAGGCGGCATTTTCGGGCGACGCGCGGGTGCTGATGTGCAGCATCTTCCAGCATCCGTTCTATCCGTTCAGCGGCGCGGACAACCAGGCGTCGAACATGTGCAACGTGCCGATGGCGGCGCGTTCGAAAGGCATGGAAGTGCGCGAGGTGGTCGACATGCTGTGGCTGCCGCGTCTGCATGAATTCAAGCCGGAGATGCTGTTCATCTCGGCAGGTTTCGACGCGCATCGCGAGGACGATCTGGGCAACATGGGGCTCGTCGAGGACGACTACGCGTGGATCACCGATCAGATGCGCGAAGTCGCGAAGCGCTATGCGCGCGGGCGCATCGTCAGTTGTCTCGAGGGCGGCTACAACCTGTCGGCGCTGGGCCGCAGCGTGGTCGCGCACGTGCGGGCGCTGGCGGGGATTTGA
- a CDS encoding helix-hairpin-helix domain-containing protein, protein MFRKILISAAMLAAFGHAYASVDVNTANEDALRGIKGIGPAKAKAILDERTAHGPFKDPADLGKRVKGMGGHTVERLQAEGLAVGPAGAAANAQAAASAQTKGAAVPANAARSNATVAVKR, encoded by the coding sequence ATGTTTCGAAAAATTCTCATTAGCGCGGCGATGCTTGCCGCTTTCGGCCACGCGTACGCGTCGGTCGACGTCAACACCGCGAACGAAGATGCGCTTCGCGGTATCAAGGGCATCGGGCCGGCCAAGGCGAAAGCCATTCTCGATGAGCGTACAGCGCATGGTCCATTCAAGGACCCGGCGGATCTCGGCAAACGCGTCAAAGGCATGGGCGGGCATACCGTCGAGCGCCTGCAGGCGGAGGGTCTCGCTGTCGGTCCGGCTGGCGCGGCTGCTAACGCGCAGGCTGCGGCGTCTGCACAGACCAAAGGCGCGGCCGTTCCGGCCAATGCGGCCAGGTCCAACGCTACCGTGGCGGTGAAAAGATAG
- a CDS encoding methionine ABC transporter permease: MLSEMFDMFVQSFWETLVMVGISGLVGAVVGLPLGVLLYLTDRQGVLENVAVNRVMGVIVNAVRSTPFIILLVAVIPFTRLVVGSSIGTAAAVVPLTIAAAPFIARLVETALREVDRGLIEAAQAMGATTSQIVFKVLLPESLPGVVAGLTITFVSLVGYSAMAGAIGGGGLGDLGIRYGYQRFLPEVMLTVVVILIVFVQLVQSFGDWLVRRLSHK; the protein is encoded by the coding sequence ATGTTGAGTGAAATGTTCGATATGTTCGTCCAGTCGTTCTGGGAAACGCTCGTGATGGTGGGCATTTCCGGACTGGTCGGCGCCGTGGTGGGCTTGCCGCTCGGCGTGCTGCTGTACCTGACCGACCGTCAGGGCGTGCTGGAAAACGTCGCGGTGAATCGTGTGATGGGGGTGATCGTCAACGCGGTGCGCTCGACGCCGTTCATCATCCTGCTGGTCGCGGTGATTCCGTTCACGCGTCTGGTGGTGGGGTCGTCGATCGGCACGGCCGCCGCCGTGGTGCCGCTGACGATCGCCGCGGCGCCGTTCATCGCGCGGCTGGTGGAAACCGCGCTGCGCGAGGTCGATCGCGGATTGATCGAAGCCGCGCAGGCGATGGGCGCGACCACCAGCCAGATCGTCTTCAAGGTGCTGTTGCCGGAATCGCTGCCGGGTGTGGTCGCCGGGTTGACGATCACCTTCGTGTCGCTGGTCGGCTATTCGGCGATGGCCGGTGCGATCGGCGGCGGCGGGCTGGGCGATCTCGGCATCCGCTACGGGTATCAGCGTTTTCTGCCGGAAGTGATGCTGACGGTCGTCGTGATCCTGATCGTCTTCGTGCAACTGGTGCAGTCGTTCGGGGATTGGCTCGTGCGTCGTTTGAGCCATAAGTAA
- the rfaD gene encoding ADP-glyceromanno-heptose 6-epimerase: MTVIVTGAAGFIGSNLVKALNERGEQRIIAVDNLTRADKFKNLVDCEIDDYLDKTDFVERFKRGDFGKVRAIFHEGACSDTMETDGRYMMENNFRYSRDVLDVCLAQNIQFLYASSAATYGGSSRFVEEREVEQPLNVYGYSKFLFDQVVRRVLPTAKSQIAGFRYFNVYGPRETHKARMASVAFHNFNQFRAEGKVKLFGEYNGYAAGEQTRDFVSIEDVVKVNLFFYDHPDKSGIFNLGSGRAQPFNDIASTVVNTLRALNNEPALSLADQVQRGLIEYIPFPDALRGKYQCFTQADQSKLRAAGYDAPFLSVQEGVDRYVRWLFGQV, encoded by the coding sequence ATGACCGTCATCGTCACCGGCGCGGCCGGCTTTATCGGCAGCAATCTCGTCAAGGCGCTCAACGAGCGCGGCGAACAGCGCATCATCGCCGTCGACAATCTCACGCGCGCCGACAAGTTCAAGAACCTGGTCGACTGCGAGATCGACGATTACCTCGACAAGACCGACTTCGTCGAGCGCTTCAAGCGCGGCGACTTCGGCAAGGTGCGCGCGATTTTCCACGAAGGCGCCTGCTCGGACACGATGGAAACCGACGGCCGCTACATGATGGAAAACAACTTCCGTTATAGCCGCGACGTGCTCGATGTGTGCCTCGCGCAGAACATCCAGTTCCTGTATGCGTCGTCGGCGGCGACTTACGGCGGGTCGAGCCGCTTCGTCGAGGAGCGCGAGGTCGAGCAGCCGCTGAACGTATACGGCTATTCGAAATTCCTGTTCGATCAGGTGGTCCGCCGCGTGTTGCCCACCGCGAAAAGCCAGATTGCCGGTTTCCGTTACTTCAACGTGTACGGGCCGCGTGAGACGCATAAGGCGCGCATGGCGTCGGTGGCGTTTCACAACTTCAACCAGTTCCGCGCGGAAGGCAAGGTCAAGCTGTTCGGCGAGTACAACGGCTATGCGGCAGGCGAGCAGACGCGCGATTTCGTGTCGATCGAAGACGTGGTGAAGGTCAATCTGTTCTTCTACGACCATCCGGACAAGTCGGGCATCTTCAACCTGGGTAGCGGCCGCGCGCAGCCGTTCAACGACATCGCGAGCACGGTGGTCAACACGCTGCGCGCGCTGAACAACGAGCCGGCGCTGTCGCTCGCGGACCAGGTGCAGCGTGGGCTGATCGAGTACATTCCGTTCCCCGACGCATTGCGCGGCAAGTACCAGTGCTTCACGCAGGCCGATCAGTCGAAGCTGCGCGCGGCCGGCTACGACGCGCCGTTCCTGAGCGTGCAGGAAGGCGTCGATCGCTACGTGCGTTGGCTATTCGGCCAGGTGTAA
- a CDS encoding methionine ABC transporter ATP-binding protein: MIEIRNISQRFAGPRGWVEALHNVNLSIPAGEVFGIIGRSGAGKSTLVRTLNLLTRPSEGNIVVNGRDLTTLPAAQLREARREIGMIFQHFNLLSSRTVYGNVALPLELAGMKRDEIEANVLPLLELVGLSAQKDRYPAQISGGQKQRVGIARALASKPKVLLSDEATSALDPETTRAILDLLKRINRELNLTIVLITHQMDVIKQVCDRVAVLDAGRVVEEGKVIDVFLQPHHEVTRALIGDVIAQELPPALKARVAERLKTGSGHLLRLAFTGSGVDQPILSETIRRYELDFNILHGQIDEIQGQAFGSLAVLAGGEPAKVAQALTYLREQGVVVEELSYVE, from the coding sequence ATGATCGAAATACGCAATATCTCCCAGCGTTTCGCCGGACCCCGGGGCTGGGTCGAGGCGCTGCACAACGTCAACCTGTCGATTCCGGCGGGCGAGGTGTTCGGCATCATCGGCCGCAGCGGCGCGGGCAAGAGCACGCTGGTGCGCACGCTCAACCTGCTGACGCGTCCGTCGGAAGGCAATATCGTCGTCAATGGACGCGATCTGACCACGCTGCCCGCCGCGCAACTGCGCGAAGCGCGCCGCGAGATCGGCATGATCTTCCAGCATTTCAACCTGCTGTCGTCGCGCACCGTGTACGGCAACGTCGCGCTGCCGCTCGAACTGGCCGGCATGAAGCGCGACGAGATCGAGGCGAACGTGCTGCCGCTGCTCGAACTGGTCGGCCTGTCGGCGCAGAAGGACCGCTATCCGGCGCAGATCAGCGGCGGCCAGAAGCAGCGCGTGGGCATTGCGCGCGCACTGGCGAGCAAACCGAAAGTGCTGCTCTCCGACGAGGCGACTTCCGCGCTCGACCCCGAAACCACCCGCGCGATTCTCGATCTGCTCAAGCGCATCAACCGCGAGCTGAACCTGACCATCGTGCTGATCACGCACCAGATGGACGTGATCAAGCAGGTCTGCGATCGCGTCGCGGTGCTCGACGCGGGCCGCGTCGTCGAGGAAGGCAAGGTGATCGACGTGTTCCTGCAACCGCATCACGAAGTCACGCGCGCGCTGATCGGCGACGTGATCGCGCAGGAGCTGCCGCCCGCGCTGAAGGCGCGCGTCGCCGAACGGCTGAAGACGGGCAGCGGCCATTTGCTGCGGCTCGCGTTCACCGGCTCGGGCGTCGACCAGCCGATCCTGTCGGAAACGATCCGCCGCTACGAACTCGACTTCAACATCCTGCACGGCCAGATCGACGAGATCCAGGGGCAGGCGTTCGGCTCGCTCGCGGTGCTCGCGGGCGGCGAACCGGCGAAGGTGGCGCAGGCGCTGACGTATCTGCGCGAACAGGGTGTGGTGGTGGAGGAGCTCTCGTATGTTGAGTGA
- a CDS encoding alpha/beta hydrolase has translation METSQRDERVGVEQKTSGAGATHDASWLDPTNNVARRGSVSTADGVTLPLYRWPPATSATSATSPTSITPFRATVALIHGLAEHAGRYAALAARLNAAGIELVAIDLRGHGGAPGKRAYVNRFDDYLLDAQALLDAASQSGAPLFLMGHSMGGAVAALYAIERLGASGRRVDGLILSSPALAPGRDVPRWMLALSQLISRLWPTFPAMKIDAASLSRVEAVVNANRNDPLVHHGAIPARTGAELLLAMARIERGRAGLRVPLLVYHGTSDKLTEPDGSRAFGQHAGSPDKTLTLYEGSYHESMNDLDRDRVIGALVEWIGKRAQRMD, from the coding sequence ATGGAGACATCCCAACGCGACGAGCGCGTCGGCGTGGAGCAGAAAACGAGCGGCGCTGGCGCGACGCACGACGCGAGCTGGCTGGACCCAACGAATAACGTCGCACGGCGTGGCTCGGTGAGCACCGCCGACGGCGTGACGCTGCCGCTGTACCGCTGGCCACCCGCCACCTCGGCCACCTCCGCCACTTCCCCCACCTCCATTACGCCATTTCGCGCGACGGTCGCGCTGATCCACGGTCTGGCCGAGCACGCCGGACGTTACGCCGCGCTGGCCGCGCGCCTCAACGCAGCCGGTATCGAACTGGTGGCGATCGATCTGCGCGGCCACGGCGGCGCGCCCGGCAAGCGCGCCTACGTCAATCGTTTCGACGACTATCTGCTCGACGCGCAGGCGCTGCTCGACGCCGCCTCGCAAAGCGGCGCCCCACTCTTCTTGATGGGTCACAGCATGGGCGGCGCGGTCGCCGCGCTGTACGCGATCGAACGGCTCGGCGCAAGCGGGCGGCGCGTCGACGGCTTGATCCTGTCGAGTCCCGCGCTCGCGCCCGGCCGGGACGTGCCGCGCTGGATGCTCGCGCTGAGCCAGCTGATCAGCCGTCTGTGGCCGACCTTCCCGGCGATGAAAATCGATGCGGCATCGCTCTCGCGCGTCGAAGCGGTCGTGAACGCGAATCGCAACGACCCGCTCGTGCATCACGGCGCGATTCCGGCGCGCACCGGCGCCGAGCTGCTGCTGGCGATGGCGCGTATCGAACGTGGCCGTGCAGGATTGCGGGTGCCGCTGCTGGTGTATCACGGCACGTCCGACAAGCTCACCGAACCCGACGGCAGCCGCGCATTCGGGCAGCACGCGGGGTCGCCGGATAAAACGCTCACGCTGTACGAAGGCAGCTATCACGAATCGATGAACGACCTCGATCGGGATCGGGTGATCGGCGCGCTGGTCGAGTGGATCGGGAAACGGGCGCAGCGGATGGATTAA
- a CDS encoding enoyl-CoA hydratase, whose protein sequence is MNADALTASLVEIEHDAYGVPGVVRVTMNRPGAFNALSEALLDALQTALAGIAQSSQARVVVIAGAGRAFCAGHDLKEMRAAPSLAYYQALFARCTKLMMTVQRMPQPVIARVQGIATAAGCLLVAMCDLAVAADTARFAVSGVNLGLFCATPSVPLSRNLSRKAALEMLLTGDFIDAAEAKQQGLVNRVTPADALDAEVARLATSICAKPMEAVSAGKGLFYRQLEMGIEAAYQLAGQTMACNMMDDSALEGVQAFIDKRPPEWQR, encoded by the coding sequence ATGAACGCCGACGCGCTCACCGCATCCCTTGTCGAGATCGAACATGACGCGTACGGCGTGCCGGGCGTCGTGCGCGTGACGATGAACCGGCCCGGTGCGTTCAACGCGCTGTCCGAGGCCTTGCTCGACGCCTTGCAGACAGCGCTGGCCGGGATCGCGCAATCGTCGCAGGCGCGGGTGGTGGTGATCGCCGGCGCGGGTCGCGCGTTCTGCGCGGGACATGACCTGAAGGAAATGCGTGCGGCGCCGTCGCTCGCGTACTACCAGGCGCTGTTCGCGCGCTGCACGAAACTGATGATGACGGTCCAGCGCATGCCGCAACCGGTAATCGCGCGTGTGCAGGGAATCGCCACCGCGGCCGGCTGCCTGCTCGTCGCCATGTGCGATCTCGCGGTCGCGGCCGATACGGCGCGCTTCGCGGTGTCGGGCGTGAACCTCGGGCTCTTCTGCGCGACGCCTTCGGTGCCGCTGTCGCGCAACCTGTCGCGCAAGGCGGCGCTGGAGATGCTGCTGACCGGCGATTTCATCGATGCCGCCGAAGCGAAGCAGCAAGGTCTCGTGAACCGCGTGACGCCTGCCGACGCATTGGACGCGGAAGTCGCGCGCCTTGCCACGAGCATCTGCGCGAAGCCGATGGAAGCGGTGAGCGCGGGCAAGGGGCTGTTCTATCGGCAACTGGAGATGGGCATCGAGGCCGCGTATCAACTCGCCGGCCAGACGATGGCCTGCAACATGATGGACGACTCGGCGCTGGAAGGCGTGCAGGCGTTTATCGACAAACGGCCGCCTGAGTGGCAGCGGTGA